The following coding sequences lie in one Drosophila sulfurigaster albostrigata strain 15112-1811.04 chromosome 2R, ASM2355843v2, whole genome shotgun sequence genomic window:
- the LOC133838000 gene encoding male-specific protein scotti: MDREAVEEAAIRIQLPEVGVANVVHLPAAADGGDADAEAWERQLDAAQLQAMRQENPQVAMLLDAPHEPPIELHHMLETVNVPQRPRKKRSFWTICKPFPMQPERCAPIVNGWRAVQLVPHEQRSEYFANYLLEHLNSSNYPNGQGLPPHHWGQL; encoded by the coding sequence ATGGATCGGGAGGCAGTCGAAGAAGCAGCGATACGCATCCAATTGCCCGAGGTCGGTGTGGCGAATGTTGTTCATTTGCCGGCTGCCGCCGATGGCggcgatgccgatgccgaggCCTGGGAGCGACAATTGGACGCAGCGCAGTTGCAGGCGATGCGGCAAGAGAATCCGCAGGTGGCAATGCTCTTGGATGCACCGCACGAGCCGCCAATCGAATTACACCACATGCTAGAGACGGTGAACGTACCTCAACGACCGCGCAAGAAACGCAGCTTCTGGACCATCTGCAAGCCGTTTCCTATGCAGCCGGAGAGGTGCGCTCCCATTGTGAATGGCTGGCGGGCGGTGCAGCTTGTGCCGCACGAGCAGCGCAGCGAATACTTTGCCAACTATCTGCTGGAGCATCTCAACTCGAGTAACTATCCCAATGGCCAGGGATTGCCGCCGCATCACTGGGGTCAGCTCTAG